From a single Rutidosis leptorrhynchoides isolate AG116_Rl617_1_P2 chromosome 5, CSIRO_AGI_Rlap_v1, whole genome shotgun sequence genomic region:
- the LOC139848660 gene encoding uncharacterized protein, translating into MKNTKKITSFFSKRKSDEPNEDVNQESKRPKASTSVPEEPNQPNTEPNVSEILKPNTDDFDINSMERDPGKRKQMWEYSANLREQISDKHDIRHGYDAFTVKGFDNWKKVNNGINCAFLKHVGSSHHRNAVGDSESLLNQVGHIENILEKQSAEKRLKNRTRLKASIDIVRWLAFQAIAIRGHDQTTNSKNRGNFIEMVKLLASYNDELAKVVLENAPYNSRYTSGLIQKEILSIIANNVRKHIQNEVGDSYFCVMIDEARDESKQEQMAIVLRFVDKDGLIRERFLNVVHVYDTCSLTLKTNLWNQLLHYEFDITKIRGQGYDGASNMRGEWNGLQALVAKDCPYAYYIHCFAHRLQLVLVASSKEVISVQQFFTKLSFIINVVCASSKRHDELQKAKADDIKFLLELGEIKSGKVKNQVGTIRRASNTRWGSHFNSVCSLIDMYDATFVVLKSIIKDGCYSQRGDADAAYGYMISFDFVFILHLIKEIMGMTNTLSQALQKKSQDIGNAIALVSATKESLNIFRNSRWDSFLEQVIIFSEKHKVNIPDFKGPYKSTRYHPRGQDNQVSVEHYYKVDVFICTLDKQLNEMESRFDDHAMELLTLTSFLRIQLKYELEIFKIELSKNSNLKVATTIAELCKILVETQKCEVYSMLDRLLRLILTLPVSTATTERAFSAMKLCKNKLRNKMSDDFLADNLVVYIEKDIAERFDSGDIINEFKDLRGRRAEL; encoded by the exons ATGAAAAACACAAAAAAGATTACTTCTTTTTTTTCTAAGAGAAAGAGTGATGAGCCAAATGAAGATGTAAATCAAGAAAGTAAACGTCCCAAAGCTTCAACAAGTGTGCCTGAAGAACCAAACCAACCAAACACGGAACCAAATGTTTCTGAGATTCTAAAGCCAAATACAGATGATTTCGATATTAATTCAATGGAAAGAGACCCGGGAAAGAGAAAGCAAATGTGGGAATATTCAGCTAATTTGAGGGAACAAATAAG TGACAAACATGATATTCGTCATGGTTATGATGCATTTACTGTTAAGGGATTTGACAATTGGAAAAAAGTTAATAATGGAATAAATTGTGCATTTCTTAAACACGTTGGAAGTTCTCACCATAGAAATGCAGTAGGTGATAGTGAAAGTTTGTTAAATCAAGTAGGACACATTGAAAATATTTTAGAGAAGCAAAGTGCCGAGAAGAGATTGAAGAATCGTACACGATTGAAAGCTTCCATTGATATAGTTCGATGGTTAGCATTCCAAGCTATTGCTATTAGAGGGCATGATCAAACTACTAACTCAAAAAACCGTGGCAATTTTATCGAAATGGTAAAACTTCTAGCTTCATATAATGATGAACTTGCTAAGGTTGTGTTAGAGAATGCTCCTTACAATTCAAGGTATACTTCGGGATTAATACAAAAGGAAATCTTGAGTATCATTGCAAACAATGTTCGAAAACATATTCAAAATGAAGTTGGTGATTCTTACTTTTGTGTCATGATTGATGAAGCACGTGATGAGTCTAAACAAGAGCAAATGGCTATAGTATTGAGATTTGTTGATAAAGATGGGTTGATAAGAGAAAGGTTCTTAAATGTGGTACATGTTTATGATACTTGTTCATTAACCCTTAAAACGAATTTATGGAATCAACTTTTACATTACGAGTTTGATATTACAAAAATCCGTGGCCAAGGTTATGATGGTGCGAGTAACATGAGAGGAGAATGGAATGGTTTACAAGCACTTGTTGCTAAGGATTGTCCTTATGCATACTATATTCATTGCTTTGCTCATAGATTACAACTTGTCTTAGTTGCTTCTTCAAAAGAAGTTATTTCGGTGCAACAATTTTTTACAAAGTTGTCTTTCATTATTAATGTTGTTTGTGCTTCAAGTAAGCGTCATGATGAGTTACAAAAAGCTAAGGCAGATGATATTAAATTTTTGTTGGAACTCGGTGAGATCAAATCTGGAAAAGTAAAAAATCAAGTTGGAACTATAAGACGAGCTAGTAACACACGATGGGGTTCTCATTTCAATTCAGTTTGTAGCTTGATTGATATGTATGATGCTACTTTTGTAGTTTTGAAAAGTATTATTAAAGATGGGTGTTATTCACAGCGTGGTGATGCTGATGCAGCGTATGGTTATATGATTTCATTTGATTTTGTTTTTATTCTGCACTTGATAAAAGAAATAATGGGAATGACTAATACTTTATCTCAGGCTTTGCAAAAGAAATCTCAAGACATTGGCAATGCTATCGCGCTTGTTTCGGCTACAAAGGAAAGTCTTAATATCTTTAGAAATTCTAGATGGGACTCTTTTCTTGAACAAGTTATAATATTCTCGGAAAAACATAAAGTGAATATACCAGATTTTAAAGGCCCGTATAAGTCTACTCGATATCACCCTCGTGGACAAGACAATCAAGTGAGTGTTGAGCATTATTATAAGGTTGATGTATTTATTTGCACGTTGGACAAGCAATTGAATGAGATGGAAAGTAGGTTTGATGATCATGCAATGGAGTTGTTAACTCTTACTTCTTTTTTA AGGATTCAGTTGAAGTATGAGTTGGAGATTTTTAAAATTGAATTGTCAAAGAACTCAAATCTCAAAGTTGCTACTACTATCGCTGAACTATGCAAGATTCTTGTGGAAACTCAGAAGTGTGAGGTATATTCTATGCTCGATAGACTACTCCGACTCATCCTAACACTCCCAGTTTCTACAGCTACAACTGAGAGGGCATTTTCAGCAATGAAATTGTGTAAAAATAAACTTCGCAATAAGATGTCCGATGATTTTCTTGCAGATAACTTGGTGGTTTACATAGAAAAAGATATTGCTGAAAGATTTGATTCAGGAGATATAATCAATGAATTTAAAGACCTTAGAGGTCGTCGAGCTGAATTGTAA